The following proteins come from a genomic window of Alosa alosa isolate M-15738 ecotype Scorff River chromosome 2, AALO_Geno_1.1, whole genome shotgun sequence:
- the spag7 gene encoding sperm-associated antigen 7 homolog, which translates to MADLLGSILSSMEKPPTVGDKESRRKAREQAARLKKMQEDEKKKKAEFRKKMEKEVSDFIQDSVIQKKKYEPMGKIERSILHDVAEVAGLTSFSFGEDEESRYVMLFKKEFAPSDEELDAYRKGEEWNPQKAEEKRRLKELAALEEESASRTEKRPVSPSSNYRDKYSHLIGTSAAKDAAHTLEANRAYGCVPVANKRDTRSIEEAMNAIRAKKRQKKDDDTEAGSSNASL; encoded by the exons ATGGCGGACCTCTTAGGCTCTATCCTAAGCTCCATGGAAAAACCTCCAACTGTCGGCGACAAGGAAAGCCGACGAAAAGCAAGAG AACAAGCAGCCAGACTGAAAAAGATGCAAGAGgatgagaagaaaaagaaagctgAATTTAGAAAAAAG atggagaaggaggtctCTGATTTTATTCAGGACAGTgtcatacaaaaaaagaaatatgagCCCATGGGAAAGATCGAGAGGAGTATCCT CCATGATGTTGCAGAAGTGGCGGGTTTGACTTCGTTTTCTTTTGGTGAGGATGAAGAGAGCAGATACGTCATGTTGTTTAAGAAG GAGTTTGCTCCATCAGATGAAGAATTGGATGCTTACAGAAAGGGCGAGGAATGGAATCCCCAGAAAGCTGAGGAGAAACGTCGGTTAAAG GAACTTGCTGCATTGGAGGAGGAGTCCGCCAGCCGCACAGAGAAAAGGCCTGTGTCTCCCAGCTCAAATTACAGGGACAAGTACAGTCATTTGATTGGTACTTCCGCTGCCAAAGATGCTGCGCACACACTTGAGGCCAATCGGGCATATGGGTGTG TGCCTGTGGCTAATAAGAGAGACACTCGCTCTATTGAAGAAGCCATGAATGCAATCAGGGCCAAAAAACGAC